In Oncorhynchus clarkii lewisi isolate Uvic-CL-2024 chromosome 2, UVic_Ocla_1.0, whole genome shotgun sequence, one DNA window encodes the following:
- the LOC139382417 gene encoding glutaminase liver isoform, mitochondrial isoform X1 produces MEKTPSQDTEDNPYLCFQRTPSLRRKWRKRYGGLDGNKLLEPNKEEDMRENDLMTEAHEERNPLPVKGAESQDTASSGNVPCPMPRNSFQSQSQRPVNLVSPGSTGLPSLVSNGALKPPLPQAEQERPVTTSPQPWLSVGRTETTQGHSKRRAAADVLFDSFASDGRVGMNQFFETVWSSGLHRSDPRIKDCYFHMRKLQDEDGTVDRNTFQRCVTGFVSLILKALQGRFVIPDFSTFTDKTQKLFIKCKQLSSVKQEKDSRDSAKWGVSVCTVDGQRLSLGDWAESCVLGEVSWPLVYGIAIDQLGVDNVHRYVGVEEFSKYDSPFTLTKQGVPHSPLIETGAIITTSLLQLAASLGAEEEEKYESVLNAVKRLCNKEHANLNCTSYQSLRKDSIRLHALSFYLQEKKCFPETVDINATLDLMLQCASTEVTCESGAAMAASLANGGLCPLSGDQVLSPSATKSMLSMMQVAGMNDYSRIFNFKTSAPAKSSKSGVMLAVVPGVLGLLCWSPDLDSFGNCWKAVHFCEELISTFQLHSFDIRTPFRQVLTYRQWKAESEGYQIMNILLAAFKGDIQSLRRYFLSGADVNAVDYDGRSALHVAASEGHSEVIRFLVENTGTNYSLKDRWGNTPMQEAMRHSHGPAAQLLKKYEEQPVTL; encoded by the exons ATGGAAAAAACTCCAAGCCAAGACACAGAGGATAATCCTTATCTATG TTTCCAAAGAACCCCTTCCCTAAGACGCAAATGGAGGAAACGGTATGGAGGTTTGGACGGCAACAAATTACTGGAGCCAAATAAGGAGGAGGACATGAGAG AAAATGACTTGATGACAGAGGCCCATGAAGAAAGGAATCCTTTGCCAGTGAAAGGGGCTGAGAGCCAG GATACGGCTTCATCAGGGAATGTTCCATGTCCCATGCCAAGAAATTCCTttcagtcccagtctcagagaCCTGTCAACTTAGTGAGCCCTGGATCAACAG GCCTCCCATCATTGGTTAGTAATGGAGCTCTGAAGCCCCCTCTGCCCCAGGCAGAACAGGAGAGGCCTGTCACCACATCTCCCCAGCCCTGGCTCAGTGTGGGCAGGACAGAGACCACGCAGGGACACTCAAAGAGGAGGGC GGCTGCTGATGTTCTCTTTGACAGCTTTGCCTCTGATGGGAGAGTCGGCATGAACCAGTTTTTTGAG ACAGTGTGGAGCTCAGGCCTACACAGATCTGACCCCAGAATCAAGGACTGCTACTTTCATATGAGGAAACTGCAGGATGAGGATGGAACAGTAGACAGGAACACCTTTCAGAG GTGTGTTACAGGCTTTGTGTCCCTCATTCTGAAAGCTCTACAGGGAAGGTTTGTCATCCCTGACTTTTCCACCTTCACCGACAAAACTCAAAAGTTGTTCATAAAATGTAAACAGCTGTCTTCAGTCAAG CAGGAGAAGGATAGTAGAGACAGTGCAAAATGGGGAGTCTCAGTCTGTACGGTTGATGGTCAGAG GCTGTCTTTAGGAGACTGGGCCGAATCCTGTGTTCTGGGGGAAGTATCCTGGCCTCTGGTTTATGGCATTGCAATAGACCAGCTCGGAGTGGACAACGTGCACAGATATGTGGGCGTGGAGGAGTTCTCAAAATATGACTCTCCTTTCACCCTCACCAAACAAG GAGTTCCTCACAGTCCGCTCATTGAGACAGGCGCCATTATTACCACATCTTTGTTACAG TTGGCTGCCAGTCTTGgtgcagaggaggaggaaaagtaTGAATCT GTCTTGAATGCTGTCAAAAGACTTTGCAATAAGGAACATGCAAACTTAAACTGCACAAG TTACCAGAGCTTGAGAAAGGACAGCATCAGACTACATGCCTTATCTTTTTACCTTCAAGAAaagaaa TGCTTTCCGGAGACCGTTGACATAAATGCCACGTTGGATTTAATGCTGCAG TGTGCCTCCACAGAGGTCACGTGTGAATCAGGAGCAGCCATGGCAGCCTCGTTAGCCAATGGGGGACTCTGCCCTCTGTCAGGTGACCAGGTGCTGTCGCCCTCGGCTACAAAGAGTATGCTCTCCATGATGCAAGTGGCGGGAATGAACGACTACTCCAGAATATTCAATTTTAAG ACGTCTGCACCAGCCAAGTCCAGTAAATCAGGAGTTATGCTGGCAGTTGTCCCAGGAGTTCTAGGCCTGCTGTGTTGGTCACCTGACCTAGACTCCTTTGGAAACTGTTGGAAGGCTGTGCACTTCTGTGAG gaACTCATATCAACATTCCAGCTACACAGTTTTGACATTCGAACACCGTTCAGACAGGTGCTTACATACAGGCAATGGAAAGCAGAGTCTGAG GGTTATCAGATCATGAACATCTTACTGGCTGCCTTCAAAGGTGACATACAATCCTTGCGAAG GTACTTCCTGTCTGGGGCTGACGTGAATGCCGTGGACTACGACGGGAGGTCCGCTCTGCATGTGGCTGCCTCCGAGGGTCACTCTGAGGTCATCCGGTTCCTGGTGGAGAACACAGGCACCAACTACTCCCTCAAGGACAG ATGGGGTAACACACCCATGCAGGAGGCTATGAGACACAGCCATGGACCTGCAGCCCAACTACTCAAGAAATATGAAGAGCAGCCAGTGACTCTGTGA
- the LOC139382417 gene encoding glutaminase liver isoform, mitochondrial isoform X2: MEKTPSQDTEDNPYLCFQRTPSLRRKWRKRYGGLDGNKLLEPNKEEDMRENDLMTEAHEERNPLPVKGAESQDTASSGNVPCPMPRNSFQSQSQRPVNLVSPGSTGLPSLVSNGALKPPLPQAEQERPVTTSPQPWLSVGRTETTQGHSKRRAAADVLFDSFASDGRVGMNQFFETVWSSGLHRSDPRIKDCYFHMRKLQDEDGTVDRNTFQRCVTGFVSLILKALQGRFVIPDFSTFTDKTQKLFIKCKQLSSVKEKDSRDSAKWGVSVCTVDGQRLSLGDWAESCVLGEVSWPLVYGIAIDQLGVDNVHRYVGVEEFSKYDSPFTLTKQGVPHSPLIETGAIITTSLLQLAASLGAEEEEKYESVLNAVKRLCNKEHANLNCTSYQSLRKDSIRLHALSFYLQEKKCFPETVDINATLDLMLQCASTEVTCESGAAMAASLANGGLCPLSGDQVLSPSATKSMLSMMQVAGMNDYSRIFNFKTSAPAKSSKSGVMLAVVPGVLGLLCWSPDLDSFGNCWKAVHFCEELISTFQLHSFDIRTPFRQVLTYRQWKAESEGYQIMNILLAAFKGDIQSLRRYFLSGADVNAVDYDGRSALHVAASEGHSEVIRFLVENTGTNYSLKDRWGNTPMQEAMRHSHGPAAQLLKKYEEQPVTL; the protein is encoded by the exons ATGGAAAAAACTCCAAGCCAAGACACAGAGGATAATCCTTATCTATG TTTCCAAAGAACCCCTTCCCTAAGACGCAAATGGAGGAAACGGTATGGAGGTTTGGACGGCAACAAATTACTGGAGCCAAATAAGGAGGAGGACATGAGAG AAAATGACTTGATGACAGAGGCCCATGAAGAAAGGAATCCTTTGCCAGTGAAAGGGGCTGAGAGCCAG GATACGGCTTCATCAGGGAATGTTCCATGTCCCATGCCAAGAAATTCCTttcagtcccagtctcagagaCCTGTCAACTTAGTGAGCCCTGGATCAACAG GCCTCCCATCATTGGTTAGTAATGGAGCTCTGAAGCCCCCTCTGCCCCAGGCAGAACAGGAGAGGCCTGTCACCACATCTCCCCAGCCCTGGCTCAGTGTGGGCAGGACAGAGACCACGCAGGGACACTCAAAGAGGAGGGC GGCTGCTGATGTTCTCTTTGACAGCTTTGCCTCTGATGGGAGAGTCGGCATGAACCAGTTTTTTGAG ACAGTGTGGAGCTCAGGCCTACACAGATCTGACCCCAGAATCAAGGACTGCTACTTTCATATGAGGAAACTGCAGGATGAGGATGGAACAGTAGACAGGAACACCTTTCAGAG GTGTGTTACAGGCTTTGTGTCCCTCATTCTGAAAGCTCTACAGGGAAGGTTTGTCATCCCTGACTTTTCCACCTTCACCGACAAAACTCAAAAGTTGTTCATAAAATGTAAACAGCTGTCTTCAGTCAAG GAGAAGGATAGTAGAGACAGTGCAAAATGGGGAGTCTCAGTCTGTACGGTTGATGGTCAGAG GCTGTCTTTAGGAGACTGGGCCGAATCCTGTGTTCTGGGGGAAGTATCCTGGCCTCTGGTTTATGGCATTGCAATAGACCAGCTCGGAGTGGACAACGTGCACAGATATGTGGGCGTGGAGGAGTTCTCAAAATATGACTCTCCTTTCACCCTCACCAAACAAG GAGTTCCTCACAGTCCGCTCATTGAGACAGGCGCCATTATTACCACATCTTTGTTACAG TTGGCTGCCAGTCTTGgtgcagaggaggaggaaaagtaTGAATCT GTCTTGAATGCTGTCAAAAGACTTTGCAATAAGGAACATGCAAACTTAAACTGCACAAG TTACCAGAGCTTGAGAAAGGACAGCATCAGACTACATGCCTTATCTTTTTACCTTCAAGAAaagaaa TGCTTTCCGGAGACCGTTGACATAAATGCCACGTTGGATTTAATGCTGCAG TGTGCCTCCACAGAGGTCACGTGTGAATCAGGAGCAGCCATGGCAGCCTCGTTAGCCAATGGGGGACTCTGCCCTCTGTCAGGTGACCAGGTGCTGTCGCCCTCGGCTACAAAGAGTATGCTCTCCATGATGCAAGTGGCGGGAATGAACGACTACTCCAGAATATTCAATTTTAAG ACGTCTGCACCAGCCAAGTCCAGTAAATCAGGAGTTATGCTGGCAGTTGTCCCAGGAGTTCTAGGCCTGCTGTGTTGGTCACCTGACCTAGACTCCTTTGGAAACTGTTGGAAGGCTGTGCACTTCTGTGAG gaACTCATATCAACATTCCAGCTACACAGTTTTGACATTCGAACACCGTTCAGACAGGTGCTTACATACAGGCAATGGAAAGCAGAGTCTGAG GGTTATCAGATCATGAACATCTTACTGGCTGCCTTCAAAGGTGACATACAATCCTTGCGAAG GTACTTCCTGTCTGGGGCTGACGTGAATGCCGTGGACTACGACGGGAGGTCCGCTCTGCATGTGGCTGCCTCCGAGGGTCACTCTGAGGTCATCCGGTTCCTGGTGGAGAACACAGGCACCAACTACTCCCTCAAGGACAG ATGGGGTAACACACCCATGCAGGAGGCTATGAGACACAGCCATGGACCTGCAGCCCAACTACTCAAGAAATATGAAGAGCAGCCAGTGACTCTGTGA
- the LOC139373504 gene encoding endophilin-A3b produces MSVAGLKKQFHKASQLLSEKIIGAEGTKLDEEFQKMERRIDVTHKMVLELVPKTTEYLQPNPAYRAKLGMLNTVSRIRGQVKAVGYPQTEGMLGDCMLHYGRELGVGSAFGCALADIGEALKQMAVARDSLDISVKNNFIDPLQALQDRELREIGYHLRKLEGRRLDFDYKKRRKGKIPDEEIMQAWEKFSDSKELTERSMFDLLESDAEHVTHLSALIGAALDYHRQSCQILDSLNRSLQGRLAIASNRPKREPRPKSIKVNTINTQQNGSSHRSSVKSVISSDAQISQAVNGKNYQYTNIPLRPESPIICNHDCEVFLDQPCCRALYCFVAENEGELGFKEGDLIILTNQIDDNWYEGMISGESGFFPISYVNVLVPLPQ; encoded by the exons ATGTCGGTAGCCGGGTTGAAGAAGCAATTTCACAAAGCAAGTCAG CTATTGAGTGAGAAGATAATTGGGGCTGAGGGAACAAAGCTGGATGAAGAATTTCAAAAAATGGAAAGG AGAATTGATGTGACCCACAAAATGGTTCTTGAACTTGTGCCCAAAACCACAGAGTACCTCCAGCCAAATCCAG CATATAGAGCCAAACTGGGCATGCTCAACACAGTGTCCAGGATCCGTGGGCAGGTGAAGGCTGTGGGGTACCCCCAGACTGAGGGAATGCTGGGAGACTGCATGTTGCACTACGGTAGAGAACTGGGAGTCGGCTCTGCCTTTG GATGTGCACTGGCGGACATTGGGGAAGCCTTGAAACAGATGGCCGTAGCCAGAGATTCCCTGGACATCAGTGTGAAGAACAACTTCATCGACCCACTGCAGGCACTCCAGGACAGAGAGTTGAGGGAAATAGGG TACCACCTAAGAAAACTTGAAGGTCGTCGGCTAGACTTTGACTACAAGAAACGACGCAAAGGAAAGATACCTGACGAGGAGATCATGCAGGCGTGGGAGAAGTTTTCGGACTCCAAAGAGCTGACAGAGAGAAGCATGTTCGACCTCTTAGAAAGTGAT GCAGAGCATGTGACTCACCTATCAGCTTTGATTGGGGCCGCTCTGGACTATCACCGCCAGTCTTGCCAAATCCTGGACAGCCTCAATCGAAGTCTGCAGGGCAG GCTAGCCATTGCAAGCAACCGACCAAAGAGGGAGCCCAGGCCCAAATCTATTAAAGTTAACACAATCAACACACAACAAAATGGATCTTCCCACAGATCATCAGTCAAATCAGTTATATCTTCAG ATGCCCAGATAAGCCAAGCTGTCAATGGAAAAA ATTACCAGTACACAAACATACCTCTAAGACCAGAGAGTCCCATCATCTGTAACC ATGATTGTGAGGTTTTCCTAGACCAGCCTTGCTGCCGTGCGCTCTACTGCTTTGTTGCTGAGAATGAAGGAGAGCTGGGCTTCAAGGAGGGCGACCTCATCATCCTCACCAACCAGATTGATGACAACTGGTATGAGGGCATGATCAGCGGGGAGTCTGGCTTTTTTCCTATCAGCTACGTCAATGTCCTTGTGCCTTTGCCACAGTGA